One window from the genome of Pyrus communis chromosome 16, drPyrComm1.1, whole genome shotgun sequence encodes:
- the LOC137720503 gene encoding uncharacterized protein, which produces MSESELPTKEAIVLRGHEGAVLAARFNSDGNYCLSAGKDRTIRLWNPHRGIHIKTYKSHGREVRDVHVTSDNSKLCSCGGDRQIFYWDVATGRVIRKFRGHEGEVNAVKFNEYSSVVVSAGFDQSLRAWDCRSHSIEPIQIIDTFTDSVMSVCLTKTEIIGASVDGTVRTFDMRIGRELSDDLGQPVNCISMSNDGNCILAGCLDSTLRLIDRTSGELLQEYKGHTCKSYKLDCCLTNTDAHVTGGSEDGYIFFWDLVDASVATSFRAHSSVVTSVSYHPKDNCMISSSVDGTIRVWKT; this is translated from the exons ATGAGCGAATCGGAATTGCCAACGAAAGAGGCCATCGTGCTGAGAGGGCACGAGGGCGCTGTATTAGCCGCCAGGTTCAACAGCGACGGAAACTACTGCCTGAGCGCCGGCAAAGACCGAACCATCCGACTATGGAACCCTCACCGCGGCATCCACATCAAGACCTACAAATCCCATGGCCGTGAAGTCCGCGACGTTCATGTGACCTC GGACAATTCCAAATTGTGTTCCTGCGGAGGTGATAGACAAATATTTTACTGGGATGTGGCCACGGGTCGAGTGATTCGAAAGTTTCGGGGACACGAAGGGGAGGTGAATGCTGTCAAGTTCAATGAGTATTCGTCGGTTGTTGTCTCCGCTGGTTTCGATCAGTCGTTGCGTGCTTGGGACTGCAGATCTCACAGCATTGAACCAATTCAGATAATTGACACATTTACAGATAGTGTAATGTCTGTTTGTTTGACAAAGACCGAGATTATTGGTGCAAGTGTTGATGGAACTGTTCGAACATTTGACATGCGTATTGGGAG AGAACTATCCGATGACTTGGGGCAACCTGTAAACTGCATCTCAATGTCAAATGATGGTAACTGCATACTGGCTGGCTGCTTAGATTCAACTTTACGCCTTATTGACAG AACTTCTGGTGAATTGCTTCAAGAATACAAAGGACACACTTGTAAG TCTTACAAATTGGACTGCTGCCTTACCAATACCGATGCCCATGTAACTGGTGGGTCGGAGGATGGTTACATTTTCTTCTGGGATCTGGTAGATGCATCTGTGGCAACAAGTTTCAGAGCGCATTCATCAGTG GTCACAAGTGTCAGTTATCACCCAAAGGACAACTGCATGATAAGTTCGTCTGTTGATGGCACCATTAGGGTGTGGAAGACTTGA
- the LOC137719926 gene encoding egg cell-secreted protein 1.2-like yields MASLNVAFLVAVCLIFLAADHALAARNVINPMQPGYNIPITARIKTGSEGDGRLADCWNALVELKSCSNEVVLFFLNGQADIGPDCCKAIATITHHCWPAMLTSIGFTAEEGNILRGYCDAAVSSTSTNSSAPASPPLAATATTPVPPAH; encoded by the coding sequence ATGGCTTCCCTAAACGTGGCTTTCCTGGTGGCAGTATGCCTAATATTCTTGGCTGCAGACCACGCACTTGCAGCAAGAAACGTGATTAATCCCATGCAGCCAGGCTACAACATCCCCATCACCGCAAGGATCAAAACTGGAAGCGAAGGGGATGGTAGATTAGCGGATTGCTGGAATGCCCTTGTGGAGCTGAAATCATGCTCCAATGAGGTGGTTCTGTTTTTCCTGAATGGGCAGGCTGATATAGGGCCCGACTGTTGCAAAGCCATTGCCACTATTACACACCACTGCTGGCCTGCAATGCTCACTTCTATTGGTTTCACGGCTGAGGAGGGTAACATTTTGCGAGGCTACTGTGATGCCGCTGTATCTTCTACTAGTACTAATTCCTCCGCCCCTGCTTCGCCACCTCTTGCTGCCACCGCCACCACGCCTGTTCCTCCCGCCCACTAA